The DNA segment TACTACCAAAATATACCGTATCAGAAATGACTAAGATTAGATGAAAAATGACCTCTAAGATGAGAACATGCTCTAGTTTCTTATTTTACTTTGAATGAATTCTGTGATTTTTCTTCTGGTCAAACACTCCTTGCAGAGGCTTAGCTAGTTTGAATTTTCTTCTCCAGATATTTATTTCTAGGTTTGTAGTTCTTGCTGGGATCTTAAGCATGTCCATGAGCGTCCGATGCTACAAGATTAGAAATCAGAACCCACTCACATATGTCCAACGAATCAAATCTCCTAACACTGCCACTCCTTAATATCTTGAATTTTCTGACACGATTACACGTAATAGATTCACCTCCACAAGCAACAACGTAAGACAGCTTCCGGCCGATAAGGCCGCCTACGTTTCTATCTCATCAACTACAGATCAGTTTGACCATAAGCAGgaaatgaagaagaagaggaggaagaagcagaGTAATGAAGGAATTGGAAGGCGCACATGAACAGAATGGGGGGTCTTTAAATATGTGGGAGTATTCCAATGACATCGACAGATCGAGATGACGAACCAGGAAGCTTCTCTCGAGGCCACACCTACCTGGGCTGTCGCTGGCGTTTGCTCCATTTTGATCTTTCTGGCTCTCATCATCGAACGCGCTCTTCACCGGTTAACTCTGGTCAGCCATCTCTCTCgtgcattcctttttttttttgtcttctttgttAGATTTCATGGCTGATCATACGAACGTTGGTGCCTTCATCAGTTACTtgagagaagaaagaggaagacgCTTAACCAGGCTCTCAACCATGTCAAAGCAGGTGAGTGAAGAATGTGGCTCGAGTACTGGAGGATTGATTCTTGGTTATTACCTCAATTGCCTCTTATATGATCTACGTCTTCTTGGCTGCGTGGTATCATCAGAACTGAGGAATCTGGGGTTCATGTCCTTGCTGTTGACTGTTGCTAAACAACCCATCTCAAAGATCTGCATACCAGCGAGCCTGGGAGACTCCTTTCTTCCATGCAAGGATGCTGCACCGCCAGGCAGATTCGTTGAGGAGCAATCTTGCCAAGAGAAGGTCCGGAATGAGTTTGATTAATTGCCTCTATGGGCTCCGCAGAGCAGATAAATGATCAAAGTCTTCCCCATTTTGCAGGGAAAAGTATCTCTGGTTTCATCAGTAGGGACTCAGCAACTGCAGATATTGATCATTGTGCTGGCCGTGTTTCATATCCTCTCTTGCCTTGTAACCTTGGTTCTTGGGGAGGTTAAGGTACTCTTCCTGTTCATATACTGAGCAAATGACTTGTAGAACAGTAGCAACTAATATGATTGACAGTATGATGTTAAGTCATTCCACAAAGAATTTGCTTAAAAGCAGAAATCATTTCCACAAAAAATGTACGGGAAAGCAAATCATAAGCAGCAAGTTAGAGTCATACTGTTTGTCtgatcatttttttcttgtattgtTCAGATGAAGAGGTGGAAGGCATGGGAAGAAGAAACCAGCACTCTGGAGTATCAGTTATCAAATGGTAATTTTCGCTATTCTTCTCCGAAACACTCGTTTTCAGTATCCACTTTTCTGATTATACAACATGAAAAATTACTTTGACTTCAATGAATGGTAGAATTTTGGGATTGGCTTTATGCTTGAATCAGGTGTGGCTTGTGGAGATTAATCTTCCTTGGTGTTCAATGTTCTGTCACTGATACTAATTTTGAGAGGGATGCAGATCCTCGAAGGTTTAAGCTGACACGGCAAACATCATTTGGAGAACGGCATTTGAAGATCTGGAGTAATCACCATTTATTTGTTTGGATTGTAAGTTAGATCCCTAATGCTATGCCTTCAAATGTAGTTCCATAAACTGACTTGGTGCCCCTTTTTGTAGGTCTGCTTTTTCCGACAATTCACTGATTCGGTCTCGAAAGCTGATTATTTTTCTCTTCGGCGTGGATTTGTTGCGGTAAGGCATAATTATACGCAGGCCATATTGGCATATGGGAAAAACTAATTCAACTGATACTATAAGTTTGGCTTGATGGACAGGTTCATTTATCTCAAGACTGCAAGTTCGACTTCCGAAAGTTTCTGCAGAGATCACTGGATAAAGACTTTGCGGTGGTTGTTAGCATCAGGTCTTGATCTGAAACAAAATTCTCTATGCTTACTAAATCCATCTACATGTTACTAGATCACATCTTTTCTACCATTTTCATCTGGCTGCAGCTTCTGGATATGGATTTGTGCTGTGTTCTTCATTTTCTTCAATGCCTACGGTAATGCAACATCGTCAATGTTTTCTATGTTTGTCGGCACAAACTTAATTAGATTAGAGTTGCACACTACTCTGCTTTCTGAAATCATCTACTTGTTCATATTTCTTCTACATACAGGATTTTATAGCCACTACTGGCTTCCCTTCGTTCCTCTAGTGGTATGCCCCTTACATTTTCGAAACTTGGTGTATTGAGTCACAAGCCAAGGACTATGATAGGGAAAAAAATGTTCTTCTTGTTGCAGATTCTTTTGGTTATAGGAACAAAGCTAGAGGTCATCATAACAACAATGTGCTTAAAGAGCAGTAATCAGGCAATTGTTGTTCCAGGGACAATAAGTGTGGAACTCGAAAACAGCAACTTCTGGTTTGCTCAACCTCGATTGCTGCTGCACCTGGTGCAGTTCATCTTATTCCAGGTGAGGTCACTCTGTATCTTGCAAGTGAATCAGCTTCCTTTGAGTTAACAGAGCAATTTGCTTCAGAGGAATACTCTGCCTTGTGTAGATTATACAACAAAGATTTCTCTCACTTCTCCAAATTCACATGTTACTAatgacaaagaaaaaaagaggaagagatgCATTTCATCCATTAATAAAGTATACATATATACCAATGAGCACTTGTCTACAGATCTTATTGTAGCTACCTTTGTGCATTGCAGAACTCCTTTCAGCTTGCTTTCTTCACATGGGCATGGGTGGGTATATCATGATCAATCCTGACAACTTCCATCACTCGAGATCTCAAGCTGACATGCTCATGCTGCAGTACAACTTTGGGGTCCGGTCATGCTTCGACAGAGAGGTGGCGGACATCATCTTAAGCTTCGGGACAGGCGTTCTGGTGCAGTTCTTATGCGCTTACGTTACGCTTCCACTCTATGCCTTGGTCACTCAGGTAGGCCATGCCGAAAGCTCAAGGCTCGATCCTATCACGCTCGGCTGTTCATTGTTCGAATCACTTCTCTTCAGATGGGTTCTTCAATGAAGGAAACCATCTTCGCCGACGAGGTTATGGAGGGCCTGAAGAGCTGGAAGAAGAGAGCAAGGAAGAACCTGGCAAACCAGAGATCGGTGCCTTCCGGTACCTTTCTCCCGCGGCCGTATACTTGGCTAACGGATGAAGCTTCTTCTTCCAGCGGTCGCACACCGAGAAAGCGAGAGTTCAGGTACCCTTCACGGAGGCTGGAACTACTGGAAGTCCAGAGAGTGGTGGAGGAGGTCATTCAGCACGGTGCCAACAACATGCCCAGTGACGGCGAGGTCTCTTTTGGGCTGTGGAGAAGACCAATGAATTAAATGGTCAACATCCAAATCTTCCCATGAAGGGAGCAACATCTCCCAGAGGAAGTTGTATTTGTGGTCGCTGCCTTGGATTAACATACCGATACGAACCGGTGAAATAGGACAATTCAACAGTAATAACATATAACAGAGTCCACATGAGTCTCCATCTTCCTCCTGCCATGAAGAGGACTGATGACCAAAGCCAGACTGTCTCAAGACCCCAATAATGCTCCAAGTCCATagtgatagaaattaagcgaaaagatagatagatagaaatttagaagaaactataaaatgtataagatataattgcctaatacattttgatagtgaattcttgacagccatttatacacattcagtagggagattatacacattcagcatagaggatttttctcaactgctgagagatttcctcaactgccttgaggaaatcttatctgcttctcaactgctgagagatttcctcaactgctttgaggaaatcttatctgcttatcatgcccccgcaagattgagcttccatcaaggatgccgatcttggacccgatgagatgaaaatagtttacgggcgagaggctttgtgagtgagtcggctagttgatctgctgtatgtacatgagaaactcggagttgatgtctggcaacttgatctcgcacaaaatggaagtcgatggctatgtgtttcatgcgggaatggaacactggattggcacataaataagtagctccaatattatcacaatatattgtaggaataaccgtggagttgacgttaagttccttgagcaaatttgtgacccaattgagttcagcagcggcggtggcgacggcacggtattcagctttagttgtagatcgtgcaaccgtcttttgttttttagaactccaactgattggagtagctccaaggaagataatgtatccggacgtagatgttctatcatcaaagttccctgcccaatcagcatcagcaaaggcatggagatggagtgaagtatttttgcgaagaaaaatgccatgattaagagtccctttaagataccgcaaaattcgtttgaccgcagaccaatgcgtagtagatggtcgatgcatgaattgcgataacttattgacggcaaatgaaatatctggacgggtgagagccaagtactgtaaggagccaaggacttgtcgatactgagtcgaatctgtagtaggacttccatcacataatttaagtgattcactggtagagagaggagttgtaacctctttcgcatcctgcatgtttgcctttgataataaatcttgaatatactttctttgtgataggaagagacctgaagatgtaaatgttgcttccactcccagaaagtagcttaaagttcctagatctttgagggagaatcgatcggccaagtgctttagaaatgcctgagtcttcaaaggatcatttcctgtgacaataatatcatccacatatactaaaagatatattatgcttccattatgctgacaaatgaataacgaggtatcagactttgaattgatgaagccaattgaggtcaaaaacgagccaagctcgttataccaagcccttggagcttgacgaagtccataaatagctttttgaagtttgcagacatacctcggatattgaggatgaacgaaaccaggaggttgttgcataaagacatcttcagtaagtgacccctgtaaaaaggcattgttaacatccaattgtcgtatgtgccagccctttgagatagccaaactcaggataagacggattgttgtgggtttaacaacgggactaaatgtctctgtgaagtcgacaccaggtcgttgatgaaaccctttggcgactagacgtgctttgtatctggcaatggatccgtttgggttccgcttaattcgaaagacccatttacacccgatgatattttgtgtgtgatgaaagggtactaaggtccatgtagagttatggaggagagcatcatattcgtcacacatggctttacgccagtgagaagatttttgagcttgagtgattgtagtgggtttgaaaataccacttttggagcgtgttgtcattggatgtctagggggggtggaagtggtagattgtgttggtggtatagccgagggcgagtcactgtcatggaccgggttaaccgtcggcacaacaatgtcactagatctaggagaaggtaaagccagtggcaatgttgccgagggtatgacttcattaataggggaaacttgtgaggaagggagtggaggaatagagggagtgagaagctgttgaactggagtaatagtagtatgtgaatcttgagagtaaggactggacggtgtcattggaggttcgtgtgatgagatcggagggatattccagtgatgtatgtttatcggagtagtttgcatggtaggattattttgaaaaggaaagatagactcctcaaagataacatgacgtgatataaagacctttttagtttggggttcatagcatcgaaaagcattatgttcaagagagtagcctataaaagtgcaaggcttagatcgtggtgttagcttatgtgacgcatagggacggagccatggataacataaacagccaaaaactctgagtttatgaaggtttggaagtttgtggaataatttttcaaatggtgactggtattgtaagactggagtgagcatacgattaatgagataaactgcagtttgaaaagctactgaccaaaaagatggtggcatggatgcttgatgtagaagggagagaccagtttcaacgatatgccgatgtttgcgttcggcagaaccaaccaattggggagtatgtgggggtgacttgaggtgttgtataccacaagcagagagacaggatgtgagggcttgatattcgcctccaccatcagagtaaactgttttaatggaagattgaaaaaaattctcgaccaactttcgaaagttagtaaatacagtagaaacatcagacttatgatggagaggatataaccatgtgtacttagtaaaataatctacaaaaatgacataaaaacgaaacttgtcaaaagaaggaattggggcagggccccacacgtcggtataaatgatttcaaatggtttagagcaagaaatggaggttgtcccaaaaggcagtttatgacttttattgcaaagacaagcatcacaatgagtaatagtgctattgattttcaaggtaggaagagaataacgagaaagtaatttttgctgaataaaaggggagggatgaccaagacgacgatgccatacatcaaccggagctaCGATTGAGGAGTGAGcggtaggaagggtaatttgtgaagtggatggccactcataaatgttgtctttgttttggccctggaccaaggatgcccccgtgctcaaatccttgacaagaaaaaagttaggaaagaattcaattgatgtattattttgtttacagaattgagaaacggaaatgaggtttcttttaatgttaggtgcacacaaaacatcatcgagtgtaaaggttgtggtaagtgaactaagcgttgaggaaccagaataagtaataggaattcttgtaccgtcaccgatgatgatatcttcatttccgtcatagttattgtggatggacaagttttgaagatcagaggtgatgtgatgagaggcgcccgaatccacaatccaattaggttgagtaggagttggagtagccatgaaattcgcctgaggccactgtgatggagtagggagtctgggacgagaccgacagactttcgcggagtgtccaactttatcacatagttggcaaacaactcgttggcggcctgtgaagtcaggacgcgacgactgagtattatgaaagttaccaccttgatatgggtaaggagggtttggtctgggccccataaggctaggaggtagcttagccaaatcgttgttgacgtgcttattgtactggttgctcttcctcttggatttttgattgacctgagctgtaataggtgatccgggcaacttatcatcacgcttcaagtacgtctcatagtcgatcaacttatcataaagttcttcgaatgatattggtgagtcacgtgctcgaagtgctgctgtcagttcttcgtactcgcctcctaagccattgagggtatggattaggacttcttcatcgctgagagaatgacctatcaaagctaaatcatcgatgataactttgatattttgtagataatcagcaatagtacttccctcttgtttcattttcatcagattggagagaagtccgagcatgcgagtacgcgagcgatttgccaaagttgttcgtaatttgcaccatgcttctgcagcagtcgtacatgaggatatcagcggggcaatggatccagcaacggaagcttgaatagcttggaggatgaggcgatcttgacgtaaccatagttggtgggctggatttggcactggattgggttcgcctgggatgttgatcatttcaggtggacactggagagagccatcaacgtaacctaagagatcatagccaaataaaagattagaaagttgtgcccgccaagatgcgtagttgccgcctttggataatttgaagggaataagtgctgcagcattgatggtgataagactttgagaagtgctcagagtccttgcagaaatagggacaggaatatcggaagagaaaaatgaagacatcccagatattttgtggcgagtcaagtgatctttatagaagatgtaaagatataggaggaagggaggaagagaaaagcagatcgatgcgctgcagagtaggctgcagcgcgatgaactgcagtgatgggcgagcaatctgtagcaagaaaggcagcgatggctgtggcgggaggtagatgatgaagacgTCAGATGTAGAAGAGTAGCTGTATGCAACGCCGAAGAGAGCTGCTGCTTCTTCCAGAGGCACTGGTAGGCTGCAGCGATTCAGAGTGCAGGAGAGATTGTTGCAGCGAGGTGGAAGAAATCTCTACAGCTTGcagtattggagtttggtggccggaagagcaacggagttttcagcggaagacttcggttggcaagggagtagcagccggcggtagaaacaaaggccgtgactgtgcttcctttaggatctgatattagcagccacaagtgctgcagtaggctgcagcgaatggctacggctgaggggcgaaggcgtcgccacgagagggatggttggactccggagaagagggcttgctctaggcaaactgctctgataccatgatagaaattaagcgaagaagatagaaagatagaaattgtagaagaaactatgaaatgtataagatataattgcctaatacattttgatagtgagttcttgacagccatttatacacactcagtagggaggttatacacattcagcatggaggatttttctcaactactgagagatttcctcaactgccttgaggaaatcttatctgcttttcaactgctgagagatttcctcaactgctttgaggaaatcttatctgcttatcacatAGTACTCATCGGGAGCTCAGATGGAAAGAACGGCGTCTCTACAACGAGAAAGAAGCTCATGTTTGCGATTAAGCTGGTGAAATGTCTCCTCAGAGGATTGTTATTGCTGGTGAAGCAGTGTCTTCTTCCTGCGCCAGATGGAATGCATGTGGAAGATGGGTACTCACTGAAAGGGGATATTCTACCTAATGGCAGTCTCATGCAAGCCTGTGTCGATTCGAAGCATCAACTGGTAACTGGGAAACAACCAGAGTTAAAGCATCCTTTTTTGCTATCCTACAGTGATTGGAGTAGGGCAGATGCAGCACTCGGTGGGTAAGCTGTCACAGCAGGACCATTATTGCTCTCATGTCTGGCCTTCCTGATCTGTAAGCAGAGTGCAGAGGGCCATGGCGTGAAATATATGAATGGAAGGAGGTGAGGTGAGCTTTATGTTCCACACAAGGTTCCTGATAGGCCTCACTCGCCAACTCCGGTGGCCAGCTCATTCCAACCTTCTTTTCCCTCACTCCACTACAAAgcgccccccctcccccctcaccTCTCTCCCTCTCTGTCATCACCTCCCATCGAGCCATCGACACCATCCATCCCCAATGGCCTCCTCACCCATGCTCATTGGCCTGACCACATTTCTCCTCCTCACCGCGTCCGCCCTCTTCGGCCAAGCCGAGTCCAAGGTGGCTCCCGGTCCTAAGCCGGCGCCGCTCAACCTCACCGGCATTCTCGAGAAGGGCGGGCAGTACGGCACCTTCCTTCGCCTGCTGAGAGAGACGCAGGTAGGGGGGCAGATCGAGAGCCAGCTGAACAACTCCTTCAATGGCCTCACCATCTTCGCCCCCACCGACAATGCCTTCAGCAACCTGAAAGCCGGCACGCTCAACAGCCTGACGACCCAAGAGCAGGTGTCGCTGGTCCTCTACCACGTCCTCCCGAGGTACTACAGCCCAACCACCTTCGAGACCACGAGCAACCCGGTGAACACGCAGGCATCGGGGAGGAGCGGCGTCTACACCGTCAATATCACCAGCACCAGCAACCAGGTGAACGTGTCCACCGGGGTCAACCAGACGCCCATCAACAACAACCTCTACTTGGAATTCCCGTTGGCGGTGTACTCGGTGGACAAGGTGTTGCTGCCCGCCGAGCTTTTCGGGGCTAAACCTCCCGCGTCATCACCGTCTCCGGCGGCGACTCCGGTGAAGCCTAAGAAGAGTGCTCCGGCAGCTGACGGGCCTTCCGCGAGCGCCGACACAGCGCCTTCTGCGGCTAGTCGCAAGGGAAGGAGCGCGGAACGGGTCCTGCTTCTGGGGATCGGGTTGGCGTGCGTTGGGAGTCTTCTCTAGGGAGTCCATTGACTGCATGGGACTGTGACTGCGTCGTTGATCTCTTGGGTGTCTGGTTTGCCGTTGTCAGTAAATTCCTGCATGCATTTGTACCTTTTATTTCTAccattcatgagttattttatttGCTCtgttcaaaaataatattttcattatcaCATATGAAATAATGACATTTTTGGATCAATAATCACAACCTTATAACTTATTATGATATCTTAATTACAATATCAATTGGATGATTAAAAGCTTAAACTGTTTGGAAAGTGTCCCATCTATATTAAATTCCAAAAATGGACAATTAATTTCAATCTCTCCACTTTTTTTCCTTTCCCCTGTTCCGCTGCAACCACCATTCACAAGGACGGAGAGGCCGCAACCGCTGTCCTCTACTGCGTCCCACCGACCACGGCATTAATTAGTGCATGGCCCACGAACACGTCGTCTCTCTCTTGGTGGATTACCGATCACCGGCCCAACGCACGACCCTCTCGCGCAGATCTCTCCATACATTAGAAAGCGTAATGTATCTGTGGCGTGGACGGCAATCATTGATGCAGGCCAGTTGTTCTGAGGTCCCGTCCATGACGATCACTGCTCCTGGTCctactctccccttctcctctcgaTGCTGCCCTCTTCCACACCAAGTTTGAGAATGATGAATGCATACATAAGCGAAGGGCCTGTGGGCTGATATATTGCATTCAACCTCAATAatactcatctctctctctctctctctctctctctctctctctctcttccctgacTGAATAGTGTGCTGGACTTAGGGTGATAGAAAAGGGATAAAGGCTTTTCTGGCATCTTTGCAGAAAGTGAAGGTGCTGATATCCACACGTCCAGCGGCTTTGAAATATATTCTGCTGTCAACATAACCATGCAAGGAAACAGACATGCCATTGGTGACAAGATCTCTCTTTTCCCCAAGGCTTACTTCCTCCTGTTTTTACTCTTTCTTTTCTCCTCCGACTCCTCTTACATATTTGAGACGGAGCAGTACTTTTTATTGTGGCGCCCTGCAGAGGAATCTCATGTCGGAAAGGATGTGGAAAGTGGTCGCCATGCCTTGGGCAAGGAGAGAATATCCAAGGGCTTTACAAGACTTCAAATGCTAACCTCCAAATGCTTTGGAGTAAACAAAGATCCCAACTATGGATATCACATGAAAGACCTGTTTGATTGTAGTTAATCCATGCACTGCAGTCAGCCCGGAGGCAACGCATCAGAGCTTAGGCTTTTTTCTAGCTGATGTCTCCTTCCACAAGAAGAATCAAATCAATGGAAATGGAGATGTCATGTGCATTCCGAGTCATCTACACTGATGCAAATTATAAGCATCCAATAGCACGCACCATGCAACACGATCAATCAAAACAGTGGATAAATTCCCACATGCTTTCCTGTACATCGTCCCGAACAGGTTTTCATGTGTCTTCGGTACAAAGCAACACCGACGAACTGAAAGTATGGATACAAGTGTGGAAAGAGATGGAGTTCAGAGATCTGGAAAGAGTCGATAAGCTTGCATGGCATTATTCATGGACAAGTATTCCTTCTCTGTCGTATACGTCGTCGCATGGCTATGGAGTTCCTACTGCACCCATGGTGGTAGCACGTGCATGAGTAGTCCTAAGGAATCATAGGACGGAGACTGCACCGATGTTAAGTCTAATGAGGATTTGGTCTGTGTGAAACCGTGTAATTAGTCCCTTAATTCATGCCTTGGACCTCGGAAACACACATCGAGCTGTCTGGTACGCCACTCATACTATAAGCTTACCTGTTAGAAATGAGTGTCACCCGAAGGAACGAGAGAGAGGGTTTGTGTTAGATACATCGGCCAAAGTCTTCTTCTCAACGTTTACTATCCATAAATAGGAGTAGGAAAGTTGGCAATTGTCTTTAGGGAAGCAGAAGGAGAAGAAATGGCCGGAGAAGCAGTTTCAAAGGCCTCCCAACCACTAAATCCATGTCCTGATCCCAATCTTCCTCCCGTGGTCAAGAAAAAGAGAAACCTCCCAGGAACACCAGG comes from the Musa acuminata AAA Group cultivar baxijiao chromosome BXJ1-10, Cavendish_Baxijiao_AAA, whole genome shotgun sequence genome and includes:
- the LOC135594801 gene encoding MLO-like protein 6, coding for MTNQEASLEATPTWAVAGVCSILIFLALIIERALHRLTLLLERRKRKTLNQALNHVKAELRNLGFMSLLLTVAKQPISKICIPASLGDSFLPCKDAAPPGRFVEEQSCQEKGKVSLVSSVGTQQLQILIIVLAVFHILSCLVTLVLGEVKMKRWKAWEEETSTLEYQLSNDPRRFKLTRQTSFGERHLKIWSNHHLFVWIVCFFRQFTDSVSKADYFSLRRGFVAVHLSQDCKFDFRKFLQRSLDKDFAVVVSISFWIWICAVFFIFFNAYGFYSHYWLPFVPLVILLVIGTKLEVIITTMCLKSSNQAIVVPGTISVELENSNFWFAQPRLLLHLVQFILFQLPLCIAELLSACFLHMGMGGYIMINPDNFHHSRSQADMLMLQYNFGVRSCFDREVADIILSFGTGVLVQFLCAYVTLPLYALVTQMGSSMKETIFADEVMEGLKSWKKRARKNLANQRSVPSGTFLPRPYTWLTDEASSSSGRTPRKREFRYPSRRLELLEVQRVVEEVIQHGANNMPSDGEVSFGLWRRPMN
- the LOC104001024 gene encoding fasciclin-like arabinogalactan protein 13 — protein: MASSPMLIGLTTFLLLTASALFGQAESKVAPGPKPAPLNLTGILEKGGQYGTFLRLLRETQVGGQIESQLNNSFNGLTIFAPTDNAFSNLKAGTLNSLTTQEQVSLVLYHVLPRYYSPTTFETTSNPVNTQASGRSGVYTVNITSTSNQVNVSTGVNQTPINNNLYLEFPLAVYSVDKVLLPAELFGAKPPASSPSPAATPVKPKKSAPAADGPSASADTAPSAASRKGRSAERVLLLGIGLACVGSLL